TCGACGACTGATTCCTCGGGCTCCTGATCTATTGATTCGCACCGAGCATTCAGCTCACCTAGTTCACGCGCGGCATCTTGCGGGGCATCGTCACGTTCGAGTGAATCACGTTCACTATCTACTGTTGTATGTGTCATTCTGTACCTTCCTCAGATCCACGACCTCGCTGAAGCCGAATCCGACTATCTACTAGGAGGAATATCCATATGCAGCTCAACAGTGCCATCCGTTGGCACCGTAGCTAGTACGTTAGAGAGAATTTGGCCGGCGTCGAAGTTCAACAGCGCGCCTGCAATTCCTTTGATGTGCGGGTTGAATGCTTCGCCCAGCACCCTCAAATCACCACCATTGCTGTCCAATAAGCGCTGAACCCGGTCAATGAGAGTTTTGAAGTCGGCCAGAAACTGGGGACCGCCCGCGTAACGCAGCCTTACCGTGGCAGTCCCGACATACTGTGCATCCTGACCTATCGGCTTAACGTAAGGCGTCACGTCCGCCAGGACATTACCGACCCAGCCGGCGTTGGCCAGCAGCACCTGAAAATTGTCAAGCAGCGCGCGCCCCGCGCCGTGCATTCCCGCCGCTGTGTTTCTCAACAGGGTGCCTGCACGAGACAGGTTGGGCAGCACGGCATTTACATCCGGCAATGCTGTGTCGGTCTCACTGACGATGCGTTGGAGCGCGGCCGGGTCGAGTTGGTTGAGAACTCGTCCCACGCTTGTCGCCAGTTCTGATATCGACGCGGGCTGAGTGACCGACCCCATCGGGATGTGCTGTCCCTCCCGGAATACCGGGCCACTTTCGGTCCGGGGCAGCAGCGCAACATACGATTCGCCCAGCGCGGAAAGGTTGTCGAGACGCACATCGGTGTCGGCCGGGATGTGGAAGCGGCTGTCGACATAGAAGTAGACAGTGGCCGATTGGACCGATGTTTCGATTTTGCTGATCTTCCCGACCGGAACTCCTCGCAGCAAAACATTCGAACCCACAACAAGGTTGTTGGTGTCGGCCACGCTCATGGACATATTTGTCCGGTTGGCCGGCGGCCCGAGACGAACGCCCAAGGAGCTGATGTAGAGGATCGCAATCGCGATGATCAATCCAAAGGCAGCGAAGGAGCTTGCCTCGCGTACTTTCATGGCGACGCTCCCAAAATCC
The sequence above is drawn from the Mycobacterium marseillense genome and encodes:
- a CDS encoding MlaD family protein, translated to MKVREASSFAAFGLIIAIAILYISSLGVRLGPPANRTNMSMSVADTNNLVVGSNVLLRGVPVGKISKIETSVQSATVYFYVDSRFHIPADTDVRLDNLSALGESYVALLPRTESGPVFREGQHIPMGSVTQPASISELATSVGRVLNQLDPAALQRIVSETDTALPDVNAVLPNLSRAGTLLRNTAAGMHGAGRALLDNFQVLLANAGWVGNVLADVTPYVKPIGQDAQYVGTATVRLRYAGGPQFLADFKTLIDRVQRLLDSNGGDLRVLGEAFNPHIKGIAGALLNFDAGQILSNVLATVPTDGTVELHMDIPPSR